In a genomic window of Bemisia tabaci chromosome 1, PGI_BMITA_v3:
- the Aps gene encoding diphosphoinositol polyphosphate phosphohydrolase 1 isoform X1 produces the protein MVKEKPNSTRIYDQDGFRRRAACICVRNELEKEVLLVTSSRRPDQWIVPGGGVEPEEEPSVTAIREVAEEAGVIGKLGRCLGVFEVRNHDRKHRTQVFVLIVTEELPDWEDSRNIGRQRKWFTMEEALKQLRLHKPVQLVYLESLLTATNDKATL, from the exons ATGGTCAAAGAGAAACCTAATTCTACCCGAATCTACGATCAGGACGGTTTCAGGCGCCGAGCTGCCTGCATTTGTGTCAGGAATGAATTGGAAAAAGAA gttTTGTTGGTTACATCATCAAGGCGGCCTGATCAGTGGATTGTTCCTGGAGGAGGAGTCGAGCCAGAAGAAGAGCCTAGTGTAACTGCCATCCGAGAAGTTGCAGAGGAGGCTGGTGTCATTGGAAAACTAGGACGGTGCCTAGGTGTCTTCGAGGTACGA AATCATGACAGGAAGCATCGAACCCAAGTTTTTGTTTTGATAGTGACTGAAGAACTGCCAGATTGGGAGGACTCTCGCAACATTG GACGTCAAAGAAAATGGTTTACAATGGAAGAAGCTCTGAAACAGTTAAGGCTACATAAACCCGTACAATTGGTCTACCTAGAGTCTCTTTTGACTGCTACAAACGACAAAGCCACCCTTTga
- the Aps gene encoding diphosphoinositol polyphosphate phosphohydrolase 1 isoform X2, protein MVKEKPNSTRIYDQDGFRRRAACICVRNELEKEVLLVTSSRRPDQWIVPGGGVEPEEEPSVTAIREVAEEAGVIGKLGRCLGVFENHDRKHRTQVFVLIVTEELPDWEDSRNIGRQRKWFTMEEALKQLRLHKPVQLVYLESLLTATNDKATL, encoded by the exons ATGGTCAAAGAGAAACCTAATTCTACCCGAATCTACGATCAGGACGGTTTCAGGCGCCGAGCTGCCTGCATTTGTGTCAGGAATGAATTGGAAAAAGAA gttTTGTTGGTTACATCATCAAGGCGGCCTGATCAGTGGATTGTTCCTGGAGGAGGAGTCGAGCCAGAAGAAGAGCCTAGTGTAACTGCCATCCGAGAAGTTGCAGAGGAGGCTGGTGTCATTGGAAAACTAGGACGGTGCCTAGGTGTCTTCGAG AATCATGACAGGAAGCATCGAACCCAAGTTTTTGTTTTGATAGTGACTGAAGAACTGCCAGATTGGGAGGACTCTCGCAACATTG GACGTCAAAGAAAATGGTTTACAATGGAAGAAGCTCTGAAACAGTTAAGGCTACATAAACCCGTACAATTGGTCTACCTAGAGTCTCTTTTGACTGCTACAAACGACAAAGCCACCCTTTga